One segment of Carya illinoinensis cultivar Pawnee chromosome 13, C.illinoinensisPawnee_v1, whole genome shotgun sequence DNA contains the following:
- the LOC122292969 gene encoding uncharacterized protein LOC122292969, whose protein sequence is MGRGRGKGKKLTATNHDDPGSGEEEKIPTQKRRGRPQKPLKDEIDEEEIEKVEEEDSENAKSGIPRKELKSPITENGKKRKRNSQVKEKPDSVEEEENCNGNRLSTDDSTKSNGFRHNGSRRKSKPRRAAEAGVECK, encoded by the coding sequence ATGGGTAGGGGTAGAGGAAAGGGGAAGAAGTTAACTGCTACCAATCATGACGATCCTGGAAGTGGTGAGGAAGAGAAAATTCCCACACAGAAAAGAAGAGGGCGACCACAGAAACCGCTGAAGGATGAAATTGATgaagaagaaattgaaaaggtaGAAGAGGAAGACAGTGAGAATGCAAAATCTGGTATTCCCAGGAAAGAGCTGAAGAGTCCTATTACagaaaatggaaagaagagAAAGCGAAACTCACAGGTAAAAGAGAAACCAGATTCTGTAGAGGAGGAGGAAAATTGTAATGGCAACCGATTAAGCACTGATGATTCGACCAAGTCTAATGGATTTCGGCATAATGGAAGCAGACGAAAAAGCAAGCCTCGTCGTGCTGCCGAAGCAGGTGTTGAGTGCAAGTGA
- the LOC122290827 gene encoding pentatricopeptide repeat-containing protein At5g59600-like yields the protein MITPAIKSFNLSPDWFAFCLQKFLKEKALRPGKRVHALLLTTGIDTNLLSLNSKLVGMYASCGDMRSARLVFDKIQNPNVFAFNWMVLTSAFSGYYEEAVGYFWLMQELGNAGNKFTFSIVLKACVGLMDVEKGKEVHAVAKKMGFENDVSVANALVDMYSKCEKVCYARRLFDRMVNRDVASWTSMICGYCGIGKIDQALELFERMKLEGLEPNDFTWNAMIAGYARSGDTKGAFALFSRMTREGSVPDLVTWNALISGFVQSQQGGEAFKLFRYMVVLGIKPNHVTVTGLLPACGFTGSTQRGREIHGLIYRMGLDINIFVATSLVDMYSKCGLVKNAQNVFHRIPDKNILSWNAMIGCYGKHGMVDLSIHLIERMQEEGMRPNEVTFVCILSACSHSGLVDEGLKIFRSMKESFGVKIGKEHYACVVDLLCRSGRMEEAYELVKEMPILVPESIIGAFFNGCKIHGRRDLAKMMAEDILRMDLKKPGGYVTLSNIYAADGDWEEVEHVRKMMKKKNILKKPGFSWVERMNDFVERKKKVTK from the coding sequence atgataaCACCGGCCATTAAATCATTCAACTTGTCCCCCGACTGGTTCGCTTTTTGTTTGCAAAAATTCCTGAAAGAAAAGGCTTTGCGACCGGGCAAGCGAGTTCACGCACTGCTGTTGACTACTGGGATCGATACGAACCTGTTGTCTTTGAATTCAAAGCTTGTTGGGATGTATGCAAGTTGTGGGGACATGAGGTCGGCGAGGCTCGTGTTCGATAAAATTCAGAACCCAAATGTTTTCGCGTTTAATTGGATGGTATTGACTTCTGCATTTAGTGGGTACTATGAGGAGGCAGTTGGGTATTTTTGGTTGATGCAAGAACTAGGAAATGCTGGCAATAAGTTCACGTTTTCGATTGTGTTGAAAGCGTGTGTTGGTTTGATGGATGTTGAGAAAGGCAAAGAAGTTCATGCTGTGGCGAAGAAAATGGGTTTTGAAAACGATGTATCAGTGGCAAATGCTTTGGTTGATATGTATTCTAAATGTGAGAAAGTATGTTATGCTCGTCGACTATTTGATAGAATGGTCAATAGAGATGTTGCTTCTTGGACATCGATGATATGTGGGTACTGTGGCATAGGGAAGATTGACCAAGCGCTCGAGTTGTTTGAGCGGATGAAGTTGGAGGGATTGGAACCGAATGATTTCACTTGGAATGCAATGATAGCTGGTTATGCTCGGTCCGGAGATACCAAAGGAGCGTTCGCACTTTTTTCTAGGATGACTAGAGAAGGGTCAGTTCCTGATTTGGTTACTTGGAATGCATTGATTTCTGGTTTTGTTCAGAGCCAGCAAGGTGGTGAAGCATTCAAATTGTTCAGGTACATGGTTGTTTTGGGGATTAAACCCAATCATGTGACTGTCACAGGACTTCTCCCTGCATGTGGATTTACAGGTTCAACTCAAAGGGGGAGAGAAATTCATGGGTTGATCTACAGGATGGGGCTTGATATTAATATCTTTGTTGCTACTTCTCTTGTTGACATGTACTCCAAATGTGGTCTTGTGAAGAATGCTCAAAATGTCTTTCACAGGATTCCTGACAAGAATATCTTGTCATGGAATGCCATGATTGGGTGCTATGGGAAACATGGAATGGTTGATTTGTCAATACATTTAATTGAGAGGATGCAAGAAGAAGGAATGCGGCCAAATGAAGTGACTTTTGTTTGCATTCTTTCTGCATGCAGCCACAGTGGATTAGTCGATGAAGGCTTGAAGATATTTAGGTCTATGAAAGAGAGTTTCGGGGTCAAGATTGGCAAAGAACATTATGCTTGTGTTGTTGATCTTCTGTGCCGTTCAGGAAGGATGGAAGAAGCATATGAGTTGGTTAAGGAGATGCCTATACTAGTCCCTGAGTCGATTATTGGAGCTTTCTTCAATGGTTGTAAAATCCACGGAAGAAGAGATCTAGCTAAAATGATGGCTGAGGATATTCTGAGGATGGACTTGAAGAAACCTGGAGGTTATGTGACATTGTCAAATATTTACGCTGCTGATGGAGATTGGGAGGAGGTGGAGCATGTaaggaagatgatgaagaaaaagaacattCTTAAGAAGCCTGGATTTAGTTGGGTAGAAAGGATGAATGATTTTgttgagaggaaaaagaaagtgacaAAGTGA